A portion of the Desulfuromonas thiophila genome contains these proteins:
- the tolQ gene encoding protein TolQ, with translation MAELIWNAGPVVKLVMLLLVYLSVVSWAIILYKWRLVRRALQQSQAFLDCFWSKRRLDLVAQQLDSFSDSPLTALFREGYQELVRVQPPRKEGEAPTLVLSDSGADNIARALRRSTTQQTQQLEKYLTFLATTGSTAPFIGLFGTVWGIMDSFHGIGQTGSASLAVVAPGISEALIATAIGLLAAIPAVVGYNYFLSKINRLIGQMDTFSQEFLNIVQHMARRA, from the coding sequence GTGGCGGAATTGATCTGGAACGCCGGACCGGTCGTCAAACTGGTGATGCTGTTACTGGTTTATCTGTCCGTGGTTTCCTGGGCGATCATATTGTACAAATGGCGGCTGGTGCGGCGGGCCTTGCAGCAGAGCCAGGCGTTTCTCGACTGTTTCTGGAGCAAGCGGCGCCTTGATCTGGTGGCCCAGCAGCTGGATAGCTTCAGCGATTCACCGCTGACGGCACTGTTCCGGGAAGGTTATCAGGAGCTGGTGCGGGTGCAGCCCCCACGCAAGGAGGGCGAGGCGCCGACGCTGGTGCTCAGCGACAGTGGCGCCGACAATATCGCCCGTGCCCTGCGGCGCAGCACGACCCAGCAGACCCAGCAGCTCGAAAAATATCTGACCTTTCTGGCCACTACCGGTTCGACCGCACCCTTTATCGGTCTGTTTGGCACGGTCTGGGGCATCATGGATTCCTTCCATGGCATCGGTCAGACCGGCAGCGCCTCGCTGGCGGTGGTGGCGCCGGGTATTTCCGAGGCCCTCATCGCCACGGCCATCGGTTTGCTGGCCGCCATTCCAGCGGTGGTCGGCTATAACTACTTCCTCAGCAAAATCAACCGCCTGATCGGCCAGATGGATACCTTTAGTCAGGAATTCCTCAATATTGTCCAGCATATGGCGCGGAGGGCGTAA
- the tolR gene encoding protein TolR, producing the protein MELGPGPRRGAMSQINVTPFVDVMLVLLIIFMVTAPMMEKGVDVNLPEVSQAPDLQAAQTALMVSIDAKGQIFVSGQAVENPQQLVAVLQQMRKEATDKAVYLEADREVRYEQVMQVMAAIRQAGVERLGMVAQEERR; encoded by the coding sequence ATGGAACTGGGCCCTGGGCCACGCCGTGGCGCCATGTCGCAGATCAACGTGACGCCCTTTGTCGATGTCATGCTGGTTTTGCTCATCATCTTCATGGTGACAGCGCCGATGATGGAAAAGGGTGTCGATGTCAATTTGCCGGAAGTCAGTCAGGCGCCTGATCTACAGGCGGCCCAGACCGCGCTGATGGTCAGTATCGACGCCAAGGGGCAGATCTTTGTCTCCGGCCAGGCGGTCGAGAACCCCCAGCAGCTTGTCGCTGTGCTGCAGCAAATGCGTAAGGAGGCAACGGATAAGGCCGTCTATCTCGAAGCGGACCGGGAGGTGCGCTATGAGCAGGTGATGCAGGTGATGGCGGCAATTCGCCAGGCGGGTGTCGAGCGGCTGGGCATGGTGGCTCAGGAAGAACGCCGTTAA